Proteins from one Mytilus galloprovincialis chromosome 11, xbMytGall1.hap1.1, whole genome shotgun sequence genomic window:
- the LOC143051014 gene encoding uncharacterized protein LOC143051014, whose translation MESNGTNQTLFAVGQYPGRWGFWTQQIVTPIIVVVGIAGNLASFLLMKTKSFRKKSYSHFLCALAVFDSLCLINRQITLIHEMMVDNEKDGVFTYYSDLSCQMFSFYEHVCYLMSSWLIVGMAAERVVAMCFPFKKTLIRTQTGAIVTIISTFVVMCFTQIFRFIMMKNIGGVCQGDTYEHVEYIKLHIYFYQLTLVLCLPFLLVLVCNTSVMYQIYRVRKAAVKSRSRVIMRSHKSTLMLLAIAFTYLITMLPLVVISFIWMVAMENKDVSMVISLYPVQQCVSVISYCNYGVNFFIYIISGRSFRLELRRIFLKEQLQNTSATRTREEFLRLQ comes from the exons ATGGAGTCGAATGGTACTAACCAAACATTATTTGCTGTCG ggCAATATCCAGGACGATGGGGATTTTGGACACAGCAGATTGTTACGCCAATTATAGTCGTTGTTGGGATTGCGGGGAATCTTGCTTCGTTTTTACTGATGAAGACAAAGTCATTCCGAAAGAAATCTTACAGTCACTTCCTGTGTGCGCTGGCAGTATTCGACAGCCTCTGTTTAATAAATCGGCAAATAACATTGATTCACGAGATGATGGTTGACAATGAAAAAGATGGCGTCTTTACGTATTACAGCGACCTCTCGTGTCAAATGTTTAGCTTTTATGAACACGTGTGTTACCTAATGTCCTCTTGGCTAATTGTTGGAATGGCGGCTGAGCGAGTTGTAGCCATGTGTTTCCCATTTAAGAAGACATTGATCAGAACTCAAACAGGGGCTATAGTGACAATAATATCAACATTCGTGGTCATGTGCTTTACCCAAATATTCCGTTTTATCATGATGAAAAATATCGGGGGAGTGTGCCAAGGCGATACATATGAACATGTAGAGTACATCAaacttcatatttatttttaccaACTAACACTAGTACTCTGCCTTCCGTTTTTACTAGTTCTCGTATGTAATACTTCAGTCATGTACCAGATATACCGCGTGCGAAAAGCAGCCGTCAAATCAAGGTCACGTGTTATAATGAGATCTCACAAATCCACGCTAATGTTATTAGCCATCGCCTTCACATACCTAATAACCATGCTACCATTGGTGGTAATATCATTTATTTGGATGGTTGCCATGGAGAACAAAGACGTATCAATGGTTATTTCCCTTTATCCTGTTCAACAGTGCGTGTCCGTTATTTCCTATTGTAACTATGGTGTTaactttttcatttatattatatcAGGTCGATCTTTCCGATTGGAACTACGACGTATCTTCTTGAAAGAACAACTTCAAAACACCTCAGCTACCAGAACAAGAGAAGAATTTCTGCGATTGCAATGA